A single region of the Lotus japonicus ecotype B-129 chromosome 4, LjGifu_v1.2 genome encodes:
- the LOC130712783 gene encoding uncharacterized protein LOC130712783, translated as MEAKLDKLEAKLDEIQFSVTQMLFKSYQQQFKSPQCYPQENFENIWCDPPCYHPQGQFQQPIYAPPCYYLQEEFQYPFHDPHHSQEEFHQPWNDPPQFLEDLSKQYEANQAQFQQPRHEEPSLLQEIQDMLNQMSANLNANADQHLQDTANLQAPVNELVAHAPTLQHEADAEIDDEVNPCVDTHLDASTDGSGDVNDLEVDVASDADSNDEANQQEIHLPLPQRTYENAKMHPGEEENKLLDDFNKCFARDEVKKMDVERGTHARKKFLLKLNIVMSRADSGRKQFGFVKIVADEIPPKPPDLWIVVVVPQDYELPLNARPPPDPGDSRFRALPGFMPRQLP; from the exons atggaagctaaacttGATAAGCTAGAAGCTAAACTCGACGAGATACAATTTTCTGTTACACAAATGTTGTTCAAGAGCTATCAACAACAGTTTAAGTCACCTCAATGTTATCcacaagagaattttgaaaatatttggtgtgaccCACCTTGCTATCATCCACAAGGGCAATTCCAACAGCCTATTTATGCACCACCATGCTACTATCTGCAAGAGGAATTTCAATATCCTTTTCATGATCCACATCATTCACAAGAGGAATTCCATCAACCTTGGAATGATCCACCCCAATTTTTGGAAGACCTTTCAAAGCAATATGAAGCAAACCAAGCCCAGTTTCAACAACCTCGACACGAGGAACCTTCCTTATTGCAAGAAATTCAAGACATGTTGAACCAAATGTCTGCAAATCTCAATGCAAATGCTGATCAACACCTGCAAGATACTGCAAATTTACAAGCTCCAGTTAACGAGCTAGTTGCACACGCTCCCACATTGCAACATGAAGCTGATgcagagattgatgatgaagttaatcCTTGTGTTGATACTCATCTTGATGCTAGCACTGATGGTTCTGGTGATGTTAACGACTTAGAAGTCGATGTTGCTTCTGATGCTGATTCTAATGATGAAGCCAACCAACAAGAAATACATCTCCCTCTTCCACAAAGAACTTATGAGAATGCAAAGATGCATCCTGGTGAAGAAGAGaataagttgttggatgatttcaataAGTGTTTTGCAAGGGATGAAGTTAAGAAGATGGATGTAGAAC gtggtACACATGCTCGAAAAAAGTTTTTACTCAAactgaacattgtcatgagtcGTGCTGACAGTGGTAGAAAACAGTTTGGGTTTGTTAAGATTGTTGCAGATGAGATCCCTCCAAAACCACCCGACTTgtggattgttgttgttgtgcctcaagactatgagcttccGCTGAATGCAAGGCCTCCACCGGATCCAGGTGATAGCAGATTCAGAGCATTACCAGGTTTCATGCCTCGCCAGCTCCcttga